GCCCATTACAATAAACCAAATGGGTCTAAGTCTAAATTGGAAAAATTCTAGTAGCAAAAGAGGAACGCCGTCGCCGCACATACGGCTCTGACCATCGCGTCTCCTCCTCTTCTCGTTACCACCGGAGAACATAACCGCCGTTCACCGATCCACATCGGAGCTCCACCACTCCATACGTTCACCACGAACACCTTCGAAACCCTGGAGGTTCATTATCGGAGAGATTCAATCGACTAGTCGAGATCTCCTCCGCCAACCATTCACCGTTAACCGCTCAGGATAAGGCTTCGCATGCAGCCACACCACTTCCACCGGTGAGCTTCATCGTCCTCCGACAATATTTCCACCAACGAACCAAATCGAAACcacataaaacaaaactagaaaaaGAAAAGGCAAAATCCTAATAGACAAGGGGACAAAACCGGCGACGCAAGGCTGCGGTAGCCTTCACCTTCCGGGAACTAGAGCCGACGACGGCGAGGTTGAAGAAGCTTCCACGTCCCGGTGACTAAAAGCGGCGGCGACGGATCTGTGAGAGCCTCCGTCTCCCGCAAACGGAACCAGACTAAACATTTTTGCTGCGCCATACCTACCGACAACCGCGTCTTCGATCAGAATCATCGTGGTTGGTGACTGTCCAGAACCCGGACAAGGCGAATATCGGAGGAGACGGAGAAGATCCGAACATACGCATGCTTTATTCTAAAAGATGACGGACTCCGACGGCGGTACGGATGCTCACGCGCCGCCGACCGCCGGACCGAACAGAAGgatctattttttctttctctctctgcgATCTTGATCTATTGTGATTTATTTATGGCTTATGCTTTTCCCCTTTTTCGACTTTAACAATGAAGTAACAATAAGAAGACAAAAGGAGTCCGTAGAAAGCTCTGAAAAGATATGTGTCGTGTCAAGCGCTGCGCTTTTTGTCAATATGCTTCTACTCTTGTCAGATGGTAGTGTGTGTTTCATGTACTagtaaattattatttctttgACTCAATAGAATATGCTgtaataatgaataaaaaattataggtaTATCCACTTTACAGCTCATTGTTGTCTTTTCTAGTTTTCCTAACAGGAAGTTCACGAATCGTATGTTTGATAAGTGCTCAAGAGCCAACAAATATGCCAAAATCAACCCCTATAAACTTATCAGCATAGGTAATATATACGCATATGCAGTCTGCAATTCTCAGTTGAAACTGCCTAAACTGCTTTGTTTCATGTTAAGTAAAATAAAGTTGAACGCGTTGCCAGAATATCATTGACACATGACGCTACTTTACTTGCTAGCAAGATAGCTTAAGTTCGGTTTAATATAACTGCAAGATGGTGTCTATAGATGaggtgaaaaagaaaaaaagattggggcattccgagaattgaactcgggacctctcgcaccctaagcgagaatcataccactagaccaaatgcccTTTTTGATGTTTTTAGCCTTGcaatttatatctttttatcTAATCCACCTTGCTAGTTGAATTTTTGTCTGCTTTGTTTTGCTATAATCCTAGAAGACTGTAACCATAAACGGTTCAGTATTTTGTGTAGTTATTTTATGAAATTCTGGTAACCAAATGCAATTAGGCCCTTTAGAAATGACATTCTACTCAATATTATTATGCATACATGGGTGAACCAGACTTAACCGGTATCCGAATGTGGCTTCCTATTCATTAATTCTTGAACCGACGCAAAACTCCTGAACTtaattttcaactgaaaatCAACCAACAAATTAGATAAATAATAGCAACGTATATCAgcatcattctttttttttgtgaagaaAATCAGCATCATTCTTCATCgtaacaaatcaaaatattcaTCGATATGCAAGATAAAACTGTTCCATGTTTCATGAGAACCGTCAAGTACGACCCATTTGATCATCAACCATATCTTTAGACATATTCCCTATATTGTTCAACCGCTCGAACTCTTCTACCGTCCGATTTATAGCTAGCATAATTGATTACCAATAAGTACAATGGAAAATATATATGGTCGGATGCGTCATGCGTGGTTATTGACCTCCTTTTCAATATAGTGAACTATATCACACAGAACTATATATTTTGATGCATAACTAACAAAAACCATACATCTTTTTTCAAACAGGACCTATACAAATTTATTGTTGCCATTTTCCCATGAAAAATCCGATCCATACAACAAATCTCATGCAAACCCACACCAATCATAATAATCGATTTTTCTAATCGATTTTTTTCAGTTACAATATAATCGATTTGTATGAtcattttaaccaaaacaaaatcattGTACAAAGTTGGAGAGCAATGCTTGTATTTCTTCAAGTGATCGGCCTTTCGTCTCCGGTACTAGAAAGTATATAAATACAATCGAAAATGTGGAAACCATTGAAAAGATGAAGAACATTCCTTGCAAAAATGAACCAAAAAGACAATCAGTCACTTAAAACGAATTGTTTCGTAAAGTAAAAAAACAGTAattaaagtaaaattatatttatatccaCGTATTGTATTTACCTGATGCATTCCATTGTAGCATGAAGTTGAAAGTATATGTGATAACCCATCCAAATAACCAATTAGTTACGGTAACTAAGGTTCCAGCTGACACTTTCACATTCATGGGAAATATCTGCAAACAAAGCAAAACATGTTTATTTGTATAAGACcctttctccaaaaaaaaaaatgtatttgtatAATTCACTCATCACTGATAAAACTAAgggaaaatatgaaatataaaagttGGAATACCTCAGCCATTATAATCCACGGTAGTCCTCCCATTCCCATCGCAAATGACACAATGTGACCCTATACATTCCATAAATCACCAACTAAACTTATAGCATTCAAAGAAGTTAATCCCCAAAAAATTGAAGTTGTAACTAAAAAAATTTGCATATTTTTGTAACGgtattttagaaaagaaaaacactagGGCCAATACCAATACGCCGATGCAAGTGAGGATGGGAGTGAGATCCGGGAGAATTCCAAATGACTGCTCCACATTTAACAAAAGTTAAGACAATAGTTAGGTTAGAAGGTTGCATGTTTTATATCCACAATcctgttaagaaaatattatattcacaGTATAAGTATGAATAGACTTAAAATCACCTGGAAACCGTAGGAAACACTTAACAGCAAAGCACTTAAGCCCATCGCAGCACAAGAAGACTGTTcaaatttacattaaaaatagtttttagttTGATGAAGAAATATCATAATAGTACTGTATTTGAGTTAGTATATTTAACCATTAGGAGTGTTCTCCTCCCCAATTTATCGACTATGATTGTTCCCAGCATTGCTTTCGGAACctgaaaaaataatcaaataattcATTCTTTTTAGTATTGAGATTTCTCtgatattatataaatgttcttttgtttttgaaaatttaccATGATCGTGGCTATTACGGATGTCCCGATAGCACTTGGAAATCCTGAAAgcaaaatatataagtttacaTTTTCTAATTGGATTAAACTATTTACACATGACATGTTCGTATTGTCTATTAAAGTGTATCATAAGTCATAACTGTGATAAGAAAAAAAGTGTATCATAACTAATTAACTATATAGTATTGACATTAATATTTAGGATTTTCTCCTATAACTTACCTCCTTTTTGGAAGAGACTACTGGCATAATAGGTTACACCCGAGCTACCGCTCAATTGTTGCAAAAACATTAACCCGACTCCGATCTGTATACAAATATATGTCATTACATAATAACTGAACTATCATTAATTGAAAACAGTCACATTTCATTAGCAGCTATATTTTTCTTAGTTCAAATACTTACAAGTAAAGGATATGCATATCGTCTCTGAAACAATTCAGCCATTCGAGTTTCACCATCGAGCTCCGATAATTCTATGGTATCCTgtaaaagggaaaaaaaaatgaaaactattaCTATATAATGGAACTTTTCAATTTTAGAGAATGGAAAGTTCATACCCTAATTGTGTTTGCTTCACGAGAAATGTCCACATCTGGTCCCCTAAGGCGTTGCAAAGCCGATCGGCATTCTTTATCGCGACCTTTTTTCGCCTGTAacaattgacatatatataacagatacaaaagaacaaaaaaataacaaaatatatataaaattcttcaaacaaaatttcaaaatcggactacaagaaaagaaaatggaTTAATAGGTTATATCCATAAAACCAATACCCAGCAAATATAAATTAACGTACCAACCATCTTGGAGACTCgggaatgaaaaataaacaaaaaacgtGGAGCACGCATGGCACAAAACCTAGAAACATAAGAAAGACAATGTTAGATTAAGCAGGTTTGGATTAAATCAATTATTCTTCTAACAGttagataattatatatatagaaataatcATACCGACTATTGCTAGCCATCTCCATGGAATGAAATTGCCAATGATGAAGAAGAGTGCAATGCCGCAATTTTGCATCAGCTGTTAACAcgtatataacaaaattatatgtGCATCCAATATAACGCTGCCCCAAATCAGGCTGGATCAGTTTTGATTAACTTGGTTGAACTTAAACCGATCCAACGAATAAACCAAACTTAACGTACTTGATTGGCGAACACAAACGATCCACGGACATGCTTTGGTGCAATTTCAGCTATATAG
The DNA window shown above is from Raphanus sativus cultivar WK10039 unplaced genomic scaffold, ASM80110v3 Scaffold3568, whole genome shotgun sequence and carries:
- the LOC130506701 gene encoding sugar transporter ERD6-like, which translates into the protein MDRQKSMEKGLLRKSLSIRERKFPNEDLFLETGLSRKSPRDITKKSPRDIIKKSQNDDGECRVTATVFLSTFVAVSGSFCTGCGAGFSSGAQSGITKDLSLSVAEYSMFGSILTLGGLIGAVFSGKVADVLGRKRTMLFCEAFCLTGWLAVALAQDALWLDCGRLLLGIGVGLFSYVIPIYIAEIAPKHVRGSFVFANQLMQNCGIALFFIIGNFIPWRWLAIVGFVPCVLHVFCLFFIPESPRWLAKKGRDKECRSALQRLRGPDVDISREANTIRDTIELSELDGETRMAELFQRRYAYPLLIGVGLMFLQQLSGSSGVTYYASSLFQKGGFPSAIGTSVIATIMVPKAMLGTIIVDKLGRRTLLMSSCAAMGLSALLLSVSYGFQSFGILPDLTPILTCIGVLGHIVSFAMGMGGLPWIIMAEIFPMNVKVSAGTLVTVTNWLFGWVITYTFNFMLQWNASGMFFIFSMVSTFSIVFIYFLVPETKGRSLEEIQALLSNFVQ